Proteins from a single region of Chanodichthys erythropterus isolate Z2021 chromosome 13, ASM2448905v1, whole genome shotgun sequence:
- the LOC137034103 gene encoding annexin A3-like: protein MADLWEELQSVANDAPASFTAAPGERGTIKAKANFNVNEDVAALRKAIEGIGTTEKTLIEILTHRSSSQKQAISKAYQETTKRILVNDLKGDTHGDFEKVLVALARPPAVNDAKWLNKAMKGAGTDNSILIEILSSRTNKQIKELSAAYSEETKKTLIQTLKTEVSGDYGKAILLLAEGARDESTNVNANQAKEDAKALYYAGEKKLGTDESKFIEILCKRSFPHLRQTILEYKNISGKTLQKSIEKEMSGNLEKLLVSIVKCAVSTPAYFAEQLYKSMKGAGTDETTLTRVMVSRGEIDMLDIRAEYKKLYQSSLYKEINSDVSGSYGECLKMICGGED from the exons ATGGCAGACTTGTGG GAAGAGTTGCAAAGTGTTGCGAATGATGCTCCCGCTTCATTCACAGCAGCG CCAGGGGAGAGGGGTACCATTAAAGCCAAAGCTAACTTTAATGTCAATGAAGATGTTGCAGCTCTCCGCAAAGCAATTGAAGGCATAG GTACAACTGAGAAGACGTTGATAGAGATACTGACCCACAGGAGCAGCAGTCAAAAGCAGGCTATTTCAAAGGCATACCAAGAAACCACAAAGAGG ATTCTTGTTAATGACTTGAAAGGCGACACTCATGGGGACTTTGAAAAGGTGCTTGTGGCGCTCGCAAGACCTCCTGCAGTTAATGATGCTAAATGGCTAAACAAAGCAATGAAA GGGGCTGGAACAGACAACAGTATCCTGATCGAAATTCTTTCCTCACGGACAAATAAGCAAATCAAGGAGCTGTCTGCAGCATATTCTGAGG AAACAAAGAAAACGCTGATACAGACCCTAAAGACTGAAGTTTCGGGAGATTATGGCAAAGCCATCCTTTTGCTTGCCGAG GGAGCGAGGGACGAGAGCACCAATGTGAATGCAAACCAGGCTAAAGAGGACGCAAAG GCCCTCTATTATGCGGGCGAGAAAAAACTGGGAACCGATGAGTCCAAGTTCATTGAGATCCTCTGTAAAAGGAGCTTCCCTCACCTGAGACAAA CAATATTGGAATATAAAAACATCAGTGGCAAGACTTTGCAGAAGAGCATTGAGAAGGAAATGTCTGGAAACCTGGAGAAGCTGCTGGTTTCCATTg TAAAGTGTGCAGTGAGTACTCCTGCATACTTTGCTGAACAACTCTACAAAAGCATGAAG GGAGCAGGTACAGATGAAACCACTTTGACCAGAGTAATGGTCAGCCGTGGAGAGATCGACATGCTGGACATCAGAGCTGAATACAAGAAGCTCTATCAGTCTTCACTCTACAAGGAAATAAAT TCTGATGTGTCTGGCAGCTACGGTGAATGCCTGAAGATGATTTGTGGAGGAGAAGACTAA